Proteins encoded together in one Schumannella luteola window:
- a CDS encoding IPT/TIG domain-containing protein, with translation MARTRAEKFSTWGSRGLALVAAVMTGVFLVGIAPSSASPGDRSSASGTFLSGSLVSAIDGALNTSATQNLGTTATQIDRHNLNASVLNGFNIALPGNLGIPVHLTNAGALSSYAKSDPDASSIGASGLVGNDGVIGVGTVPPSQVPGNLTFDLHDILGAQLTGELADAHLDLGALSASASSTQGGTPVGKYEIAGGKLRLTSNTLKSLNGIVTPRVSALQTTVQGQLTTGAGTLLTNTQNSLRGLLSVAGNLITTPAATNNSSITVDLTSVTLPQTLTTADGSVSINLTTGEISADLSKINGGLNGLDPNTEVLSAAALQAISGSVLSLVGSAVDQLQANLVTAIRSAAVNLNVQLAVLGSPAITVNVAAPLGQLLDGTFAPTAVKVNAVGLTLSVGTVVGLLTGTLGTLLTQTTASVGTAITALRPLLITPVTNTLQPVLSLLNTVLSLRANVQSPSPAQAGRPFSETALQLRLLNFSAGGGDVLTLNLANGEVGQAVDGNAKAVAPRVDGISPSSGPEAGGTVVTLTGAGFTGATGVTFGGTPGIIQSVTDTQITVKTPFHAAGAVPVVVTTAAGPSQPGTFTYVPALALTAAVPNTGPLAGGTTVILTGSCLDTVTGVTFGGTAGTIVSRDSAQQLTVTTPAHAAGTVDVGVTSAAPCGTTATLPGGFTYANPLPLAPAIASITPGHGPETGGTVVTIAGTNLGATGTTAVTFDGIPATAVTVNAAGTQITATTPPHTAATVGVAVTTPAGTSGTSPYVYDPVIAITTVTPTSGPAAGGTPITIDGRAFTGATGVDIGGAPATNVTVVSDTRITATTPAGTAGPADVVVHGTAAVGGDATAPGAYSYVAPQKPAVTSYTPQQGPSTGGTTVLFTGTGFTGTTGVQFGGVPATGVQIISDTALRATTAARTPGQVSIVIQHPNGDTTIDGGYTYTPPPAPTAASIDPVVGPTAGGTATTITGTGFTGATGVTFDGTAGTAFTVVSPTQITVTTPAHAAGPVDVVVQHPSGAATLAGGFTFQPPAVPNVTTVSPASGTQLGGTVVTITGTDLGGTTGVTFGGTAGTGLVVTPTQVTVTTPAHAPGAVDLVVQAPGGDVTRSFTFIPDGAPVVTAHTPVTGPTAGGTAVTITGTDLDGVTAVQFGTTAGTITSQSPTQIVVTSPAHAAGSVNLVLRDPAGDVTIADGFLFRDPQAPTTSNLAPATGPTAGGTNVTITGTGFSGATGVTFGGDAGTAFTIVSDTQITVASPAHAAGGVPVVVQHPDGASAPITFTYTVATPVIGSITPNTGSTAGGDVVRITGTALGDASAVSFGGSAGTGITRVDADTIDVTTPAHAAGAVNVTVTTPGGTSAPLTGGFTFLQPAPQPTIGGIAPLSGPTGGGTSVTITGTGFTGTTGADAVTFGGTPATSYTVDSDTQITAVTPAHAAGAVDVAVTAPGGTVTQTNGYSFRPGPAITGLTPASGPIAGGTSVTIIGSNLTDAGAVSFGGVAATSFTVDSDTQITAVAPAHASGAVDVVVTTPFGGATSAGAFTYLPPAAAASVTPASGPDTGQQTVTITGTGFTGATGVTIGGTAATNVTVVDAEHITATTPAHVAGTVDVVVQHPAGDSTLAGAYSFISTAPPTANGLTPNTGSAAGGTTVTIDGSGFTGSTGVTFDGTAGVGFTVSPDGTSITVTTPAHAAGNVPVVVQHPNGDVTLADPFTFTAIPPSIQSIDPNAGDAAGGTTVTISGPGLGAATAVSFGGADAGTVTRISDDSISVATPAHAAGAVDVVVTLPSGSLTSTNGFTYTGGTPVPPTASGLTPVSGTTAGGTTITITGTGLTGTTGVAIDGVVQPVTVVNDTTVTVTSPAHAAGGVALEVQHPNGNVAVPGTFTYVAPPASIDSITPNSGPAAGDTTVTLSGSGLGDATGVTFGGLAGTQLTRVDADTITAHTPAHSAGAVDVTVTLPTATLTTTGGFTYTGAPTAPTASAIDPATGSTAGGTTTTITGTGFTGATGVTFGGATGTSFSVTNDTTIVVTSPAGAAGNAAVVVQHPNGNATVPGGFTYTGTAPSITAITPDNGPAAGGTTVTITGPGIAAATNVTFGGIPGTDLTPGADGDENSLSVTTPAHSAGAVDVVVTLPSGPLTSTGGFTYTGAPTAPTATGLDPSSGATVGGTTVVVHGTGFTGATGVTFGGTAGTSFVVTNDTTITVTTPAGTAGTAAVVVRHPNGDATVPGGFTYTAPPASIQTIAPTSGPAAGGTEVTITGPGLGAATGVSFGGTAGTGLVSNGADSITVTAPAHAAGAVDVVVTLPSTTLTSTGGFTYTGAPVPPTASSMTPTSGGTAGGTTVTITGTGFAGATGVTFDGAPGGSFTIVNDTTITVAAPAHAAGSVPVLVQHPNGNPTVPGGFTYLATAPSIQSVSPNAGPADGGTVVTISGPGVGSATAVTIGGTPATGLTVVDADTVTVVSPAHAPGAADVVVTLPTVTLTSVGGFTFAGVAPSVGTVTPNAGPAEGGTSVTLGGEGLTGTTDVEFGGTPGTDVTVVDDNTVTVTTPGHAPGNVRILIRNPKGDVTLDDGFGYVGADDPVVTDVSHDTLPTGGVRIRIFGRNFANATGVTFDGVLGSGFTVIDDNTIEVIAPPHAPGDVQVRILTATGGSLPWTMTYVAAADPGTPGDGSGPSSSAAGSGGLAATGTDGGRWVFGALAMLFAGAALLLHGARRRRFARR, from the coding sequence ATGGCGCGTACGCGCGCCGAGAAGTTCAGCACGTGGGGGAGCCGGGGGCTGGCTCTCGTCGCGGCGGTGATGACGGGGGTCTTCCTCGTCGGCATCGCCCCGAGCAGCGCCAGTCCCGGCGACCGCTCCAGCGCGAGCGGCACCTTCCTCTCGGGGTCGCTGGTGAGCGCCATCGACGGCGCGCTCAACACCTCGGCGACGCAGAACCTGGGGACGACGGCGACGCAGATCGACCGGCACAACCTCAACGCCTCGGTGCTGAACGGGTTCAACATCGCGCTGCCGGGCAACCTCGGCATCCCGGTGCACCTGACGAACGCCGGCGCGCTCTCCTCCTATGCGAAGTCCGACCCGGACGCCAGCTCGATCGGCGCCTCCGGTCTCGTCGGCAACGACGGCGTGATCGGCGTCGGCACCGTTCCCCCCAGCCAGGTGCCCGGCAACCTCACCTTCGACCTGCACGACATCCTCGGGGCTCAGCTCACCGGCGAGCTGGCGGATGCGCACCTCGACCTCGGCGCCCTCAGCGCGAGCGCCTCGAGCACCCAGGGCGGCACGCCGGTCGGCAAGTACGAGATCGCCGGCGGCAAGCTGCGCCTCACCAGCAACACGCTGAAGAGCCTCAACGGCATCGTCACGCCGCGCGTCAGCGCGCTGCAGACCACCGTGCAGGGCCAGCTCACGACCGGCGCAGGCACGCTGCTGACGAACACCCAGAACAGCCTGCGCGGCCTGCTCTCGGTCGCCGGCAACCTGATCACGACACCGGCCGCGACCAACAACTCCTCGATCACGGTCGACCTGACGTCGGTCACCCTGCCGCAGACGCTCACCACGGCCGACGGCAGCGTCAGCATCAACCTCACGACCGGCGAGATCTCGGCCGACCTGTCGAAGATCAACGGCGGCCTCAACGGCCTCGACCCGAACACCGAGGTGCTCTCGGCCGCCGCGCTGCAGGCGATCTCGGGATCCGTGCTCTCGCTCGTCGGCTCGGCGGTCGACCAGCTGCAGGCGAACCTGGTGACCGCGATCCGCTCGGCCGCCGTGAACCTCAACGTGCAGCTCGCAGTTCTCGGCAGCCCGGCGATCACGGTCAACGTGGCGGCGCCGCTCGGCCAGCTGCTCGACGGAACCTTCGCCCCGACCGCGGTCAAGGTGAACGCCGTCGGCCTCACCCTCTCGGTCGGCACGGTCGTCGGCCTGCTCACCGGCACGCTCGGCACCCTGCTGACGCAGACCACCGCGAGCGTCGGCACCGCGATCACCGCGCTGCGTCCGCTGCTCATCACCCCGGTGACGAACACGCTGCAGCCGGTCCTGAGCCTGCTCAACACGGTGCTGTCGCTGCGGGCCAACGTGCAGAGTCCCTCGCCCGCGCAGGCGGGCCGGCCGTTCAGCGAGACCGCGCTGCAGCTGCGTCTGCTCAACTTCTCCGCCGGGGGCGGGGATGTGCTCACCCTCAACCTCGCGAACGGCGAGGTCGGCCAGGCGGTCGACGGCAACGCCAAGGCGGTCGCGCCCCGCGTCGACGGGATCAGTCCGTCCAGCGGGCCGGAGGCCGGCGGCACCGTCGTCACCCTGACCGGCGCCGGATTCACCGGAGCCACCGGCGTGACCTTCGGCGGCACGCCCGGCATCATCCAGTCGGTCACCGACACGCAGATCACCGTGAAGACCCCGTTCCACGCGGCAGGGGCGGTGCCGGTCGTCGTCACGACCGCGGCCGGGCCGTCGCAGCCCGGGACCTTCACCTACGTGCCGGCGCTGGCGCTGACCGCGGCCGTGCCGAACACCGGTCCGCTCGCGGGCGGCACCACCGTGATCCTCACTGGCTCGTGCCTCGACACCGTCACCGGCGTGACCTTCGGCGGCACCGCCGGCACGATCGTCAGCCGCGACTCGGCCCAGCAGCTCACCGTCACCACGCCCGCCCACGCGGCGGGAACGGTGGATGTGGGCGTCACCAGCGCCGCCCCGTGCGGCACCACGGCGACCCTGCCCGGCGGCTTCACCTACGCGAACCCGCTGCCCCTCGCGCCGGCCATCGCGAGCATCACGCCCGGCCACGGCCCGGAGACCGGCGGCACCGTCGTCACGATCGCCGGCACCAACCTGGGCGCGACCGGCACGACCGCGGTCACCTTCGACGGCATCCCCGCGACCGCCGTCACCGTGAACGCGGCCGGCACGCAGATCACCGCGACCACGCCGCCGCACACCGCGGCGACCGTCGGCGTCGCCGTCACCACTCCGGCGGGCACCTCGGGCACCAGCCCCTACGTCTACGACCCGGTCATCGCGATCACGACCGTGACGCCGACCTCCGGCCCCGCCGCGGGCGGCACCCCGATCACGATCGACGGCCGCGCCTTCACCGGCGCGACCGGCGTCGACATCGGCGGCGCCCCGGCCACGAACGTCACCGTCGTCAGCGACACCCGCATCACGGCGACGACCCCGGCCGGCACCGCCGGTCCGGCCGACGTGGTCGTGCACGGCACCGCCGCGGTCGGCGGCGACGCCACCGCCCCCGGCGCCTACAGCTACGTCGCCCCGCAGAAGCCGGCCGTGACGAGCTACACCCCGCAGCAGGGCCCGAGCACCGGCGGCACCACGGTGCTCTTCACCGGAACCGGATTCACCGGCACCACCGGCGTGCAGTTCGGCGGCGTGCCCGCCACCGGCGTGCAGATCATCAGCGACACGGCGTTGCGCGCCACGACCGCGGCCCGCACGCCCGGCCAGGTGAGCATCGTCATCCAGCACCCCAACGGCGACACGACGATCGACGGCGGCTACACCTACACACCGCCGCCCGCGCCGACCGCGGCCTCGATCGACCCGGTCGTCGGACCGACCGCCGGCGGCACGGCCACGACCATCACCGGCACCGGCTTCACCGGCGCGACCGGCGTGACCTTCGACGGCACCGCCGGAACCGCGTTCACTGTCGTCTCGCCCACCCAGATCACCGTCACCACCCCGGCGCACGCCGCCGGACCGGTGGATGTGGTGGTGCAGCACCCGAGCGGCGCCGCGACGCTGGCGGGCGGCTTCACCTTCCAGCCGCCGGCCGTGCCGAACGTGACCACCGTCTCGCCGGCCAGCGGAACGCAGCTCGGCGGCACCGTCGTCACGATCACCGGCACCGACCTCGGCGGCACGACCGGAGTGACCTTCGGCGGCACCGCCGGAACCGGCCTCGTCGTCACCCCGACCCAGGTGACGGTCACGACGCCGGCGCACGCGCCGGGCGCGGTCGACCTGGTCGTGCAGGCGCCCGGCGGCGACGTCACCCGCTCGTTCACCTTCATCCCCGACGGTGCGCCCGTCGTGACCGCGCACACGCCGGTCACCGGCCCGACCGCCGGCGGCACCGCCGTCACGATCACCGGAACCGACCTCGACGGCGTCACCGCCGTGCAGTTCGGCACGACCGCGGGCACGATCACGAGCCAGTCGCCCACGCAGATCGTGGTCACCAGCCCGGCGCACGCCGCCGGGTCGGTGAACCTCGTGCTGCGCGACCCGGCCGGCGACGTCACCATCGCCGACGGATTCCTGTTCCGCGACCCGCAGGCGCCGACCACGTCGAACCTGGCCCCGGCCACCGGCCCGACCGCGGGCGGCACGAACGTCACGATCACCGGCACCGGCTTCAGCGGCGCCACCGGCGTGACCTTCGGCGGCGACGCGGGCACCGCGTTCACGATCGTCAGCGACACCCAGATCACGGTCGCCTCGCCCGCTCACGCGGCCGGCGGCGTGCCCGTGGTGGTGCAGCACCCCGACGGAGCCTCGGCGCCGATCACCTTCACCTACACGGTCGCGACCCCGGTCATCGGCTCGATCACGCCGAACACCGGCTCGACCGCCGGCGGCGACGTGGTGCGCATCACCGGCACGGCCCTCGGCGACGCCTCCGCGGTCTCCTTCGGCGGCAGCGCCGGCACCGGGATCACCCGCGTCGACGCCGACACGATCGACGTCACCACCCCGGCCCACGCGGCGGGCGCGGTGAACGTGACCGTGACGACGCCCGGCGGCACCTCGGCCCCGCTCACCGGCGGCTTCACCTTCCTGCAGCCGGCCCCGCAGCCGACGATCGGCGGCATCGCGCCGCTCTCGGGTCCGACCGGCGGCGGCACGAGCGTGACGATCACCGGCACCGGCTTCACCGGCACGACCGGCGCTGACGCCGTCACCTTCGGCGGAACCCCGGCGACGAGCTACACGGTCGACAGCGACACCCAGATCACCGCCGTCACCCCGGCGCACGCCGCCGGCGCGGTGGATGTCGCGGTCACCGCCCCCGGCGGAACCGTCACCCAGACGAACGGCTACAGCTTCCGGCCCGGCCCGGCCATCACCGGCCTGACCCCGGCGAGCGGCCCGATCGCCGGCGGCACGAGCGTCACGATCATCGGCTCGAACCTCACCGACGCGGGCGCCGTCAGCTTCGGCGGCGTGGCCGCGACGAGCTTCACGGTCGACAGCGACACCCAGATCACCGCGGTCGCCCCGGCGCACGCCTCGGGTGCGGTGGATGTCGTCGTCACCACGCCCTTCGGCGGCGCCACGAGCGCGGGCGCCTTCACCTACCTGCCGCCGGCCGCGGCGGCGAGCGTGACTCCCGCATCCGGCCCCGACACCGGCCAGCAGACGGTCACGATCACCGGCACCGGCTTCACCGGCGCGACCGGGGTGACGATCGGCGGCACCGCGGCGACGAACGTCACCGTCGTCGACGCCGAGCACATCACCGCGACCACCCCGGCGCACGTCGCCGGCACCGTCGACGTGGTCGTGCAGCACCCGGCGGGCGACAGCACGCTGGCGGGCGCGTACTCCTTCATCAGCACGGCCCCGCCGACCGCGAACGGCCTCACGCCGAACACCGGCTCGGCCGCGGGCGGCACGACCGTCACGATCGACGGCTCGGGCTTCACCGGCTCGACCGGGGTCACGTTCGACGGCACCGCCGGCGTCGGGTTCACGGTCAGCCCCGACGGCACCAGCATCACGGTCACGACCCCGGCGCACGCCGCCGGCAACGTGCCGGTCGTCGTGCAGCACCCGAACGGCGACGTGACCCTCGCGGATCCCTTCACCTTCACAGCCATCCCGCCGTCGATCCAGTCCATCGACCCGAACGCGGGCGATGCGGCCGGCGGCACCACCGTGACGATCAGCGGCCCGGGCCTCGGCGCGGCGACCGCGGTCAGCTTCGGCGGCGCCGACGCCGGCACCGTGACCCGCATCAGCGACGACAGCATCAGCGTCGCCACGCCGGCCCACGCGGCCGGAGCGGTGGATGTGGTCGTCACCCTGCCGAGCGGCTCGCTCACGTCGACGAACGGCTTCACCTACACCGGCGGCACGCCCGTGCCGCCGACTGCGAGCGGCCTCACGCCGGTCAGCGGCACGACCGCGGGCGGCACGACGATCACGATCACCGGAACCGGCCTCACCGGCACGACCGGCGTCGCGATCGACGGCGTCGTGCAGCCGGTCACGGTCGTGAACGACACGACGGTCACCGTCACCAGCCCGGCGCACGCCGCCGGTGGCGTCGCCCTCGAGGTGCAGCACCCGAACGGGAACGTCGCCGTTCCGGGCACCTTCACCTACGTCGCCCCGCCGGCCTCGATCGACTCGATCACGCCGAACAGCGGACCGGCCGCCGGCGACACCACGGTGACGCTGAGCGGATCCGGCCTCGGCGACGCGACCGGCGTCACCTTCGGCGGGCTCGCCGGAACGCAGCTGACGCGCGTCGACGCGGACACGATCACCGCGCACACCCCGGCGCACTCCGCCGGAGCGGTGGATGTGACGGTCACTCTGCCGACGGCCACGCTCACCACGACGGGCGGCTTCACCTACACGGGTGCGCCGACCGCCCCGACGGCGAGCGCGATCGACCCGGCCACCGGCAGCACCGCGGGCGGCACGACGACGACGATCACCGGAACCGGCTTCACGGGCGCGACCGGAGTGACCTTCGGCGGCGCGACCGGCACCTCGTTCTCGGTGACGAACGACACCACGATCGTCGTCACCTCGCCCGCCGGCGCCGCGGGGAACGCCGCGGTCGTCGTGCAGCACCCGAACGGGAACGCGACCGTGCCCGGCGGATTCACCTACACCGGCACCGCCCCGTCGATCACCGCGATCACGCCCGACAACGGCCCCGCCGCCGGCGGAACCACCGTCACGATCACCGGCCCCGGCATCGCCGCCGCCACGAACGTGACCTTCGGCGGCATCCCCGGCACCGACCTCACCCCCGGCGCCGACGGCGACGAGAACAGCCTCAGCGTCACCACGCCGGCGCACTCCGCCGGAGCGGTGGATGTGGTCGTCACCCTGCCGAGCGGCCCGCTGACCTCGACGGGCGGCTTCACCTACACCGGCGCCCCGACCGCGCCCACCGCCACCGGGCTCGACCCGAGCAGCGGCGCCACGGTCGGCGGCACCACGGTCGTCGTGCACGGCACCGGCTTCACCGGCGCCACCGGGGTCACCTTCGGCGGCACCGCGGGCACCTCCTTCGTCGTGACGAACGACACGACGATCACGGTGACCACGCCCGCCGGCACCGCCGGCACCGCGGCGGTCGTCGTGCGGCACCCGAACGGCGACGCGACCGTGCCCGGCGGCTTCACCTACACGGCGCCGCCCGCCTCCATCCAGACGATCGCGCCGACCAGCGGCCCCGCCGCGGGCGGAACCGAGGTCACGATCACCGGACCGGGCCTCGGCGCGGCGACCGGCGTGAGCTTCGGCGGCACGGCCGGCACCGGCCTCGTGTCGAACGGCGCCGACTCGATCACCGTCACCGCCCCGGCGCACGCCGCCGGAGCCGTGGATGTGGTCGTCACCCTGCCGAGCACGACGCTCACCTCGACCGGCGGCTTCACCTACACCGGAGCCCCGGTGCCGCCGACCGCGAGCTCGATGACGCCCACCAGCGGCGGCACCGCGGGCGGCACCACCGTCACGATCACCGGAACCGGCTTCGCCGGAGCGACCGGCGTCACCTTCGACGGCGCCCCCGGCGGCTCGTTCACGATCGTGAACGACACCACCATCACGGTGGCGGCGCCCGCCCACGCGGCCGGCAGCGTCCCGGTGCTCGTGCAGCACCCGAACGGCAACCCGACCGTGCCCGGCGGCTTCACCTACCTCGCGACCGCGCCGAGCATCCAGTCGGTCTCGCCGAACGCCGGACCGGCCGACGGCGGCACCGTCGTCACGATCAGCGGCCCCGGCGTCGGCTCCGCCACCGCGGTGACCATCGGCGGGACGCCCGCCACCGGCCTCACCGTCGTGGATGCCGACACCGTCACCGTCGTCAGCCCGGCCCACGCGCCCGGCGCCGCCGACGTGGTCGTGACGCTGCCGACCGTGACGCTCACCAGCGTCGGCGGCTTCACCTTCGCCGGGGTCGCCCCCAGCGTCGGCACCGTCACGCCGAACGCCGGACCGGCGGAGGGCGGCACCAGCGTCACCCTCGGCGGCGAGGGCCTCACCGGCACCACCGACGTCGAGTTCGGCGGAACGCCGGGCACCGACGTCACGGTCGTCGACGACAACACCGTCACGGTCACGACGCCCGGGCACGCGCCCGGCAACGTGCGCATCCTCATCCGCAACCCGAAGGGCGACGTGACCCTCGACGACGGATTCGGCTACGTCGGCGCCGACGACCCGGTGGTCACCGACGTCAGCCACGACACCCTGCCCACCGGCGGCGTGCGCATCCGCATCTTCGGGCGCAACTTCGCCAACGCGACCGGTGTCACCTTCGACGGCGTGCTCGGCTCGGGCTTCACCGTCATCGACGACAACACGATCGAGGTCATCGCCCCGCCGCACGCCCCCGGCGACGTGCAGGTGCGCATCCTGACCGCGACGGGAGGCTCGCTCCCCTGGACGATGACCTACGTCGCGGCAGCAGACCCCGGCACGCCGGGCGACGGTTCGGGTCCGTCGTCCAGCGCCGCCGGAAGCGGTGGCCTCGCGGCCACCGGCACCGATGGAGGTCGGTGGGTATTCGGGGCTCTCGCGATGCTGTTCGCGGGTGCAGCCCTCCTCCTCCACGGTGCACGCCGCCGGCGGTTCGCCCGCCGGTGA
- a CDS encoding DNA polymerase III subunit gamma and tau: MVTALYRRYRPENFAELIGQSQVTDPLRTALRTDRVNHAYLFSGPRGCGKTTSARILARCLNCVEGPTDTPCGVCPSCVELARGGGGSLDVIEIDAASHNGVDDARDLRDRAAFAPARDRFKIFILDEAHMVTSAGFNALLKLVEEPPEHVKFIFATTEPEKVIGTIRSRTHHYPFRLVPPATMLDYLQQLCESEGVEVQPGVLPLVVRAGGGSVRDTLSLLDQLIAGSEGALVQYERAVALLGFTHGALLDEIVDALAVADAPGAFAGVDRVIQTGQDPRRFVEDLLERLRDLIVVAATREGAAAVLRGVPADELEHMGRQAGAFGTAALSRAADIANSALTEMSGATSPRLHLELLLARLLVPAADATERGALARVERLERRVGIQDATGSGASGAAPVSGSGAGSDSGAGSASGSAGWSGSTGSTGDVPPTESGLTGIAAMRAASPRAKAAAAAAAAAAAAAAAAAGQNPSGQGASGQGVSGQGAAASSSTGSSSSAPVSSAPGSSQPVSSAPSAPADSVDGASAAGSPGDGVAAEASSAAPGSRDAAPASTSSADAAAGAQSGDGAERDAAAPRAPELPAETAVPTSEPRRAERPEAPAPVGPVTVQQLRDAWPEVLEVVQKSRRQAWMVVLTATVLDLNGDVLVLSFPSEKDSEGFKGSAQAALETPSEQLRAAIQQVLGIRVKFLVRRGGPGQGGTGGQGGPGQGGAGPTGAGRPAGTAGDPAAAPSNADAGGSSAPTGGPSSDSRPAASGSASGSASSTSTAGGAGPRGADSRSRSSAPASSSGSASTPSASAAPAAPASPGGWNVARIPDSDPTAQPAAAQPDAADPEIEPIVGGKDADGWAAPGLDSGASFDGPAVDLSSLPDSIRPASALRGGPKAGPGPAVGTVPARGGSGAADASGAGSSSSPASEPEPRDEDAPPDYDAPPPPDEGGRPAGRSSASASAPSTAAPTTAAAPRPARQAPTAPRRPGAPTGQRYGEAVVREILGATFIEEHTIAPTVKPVAEPPRGDDF, encoded by the coding sequence GTGGTCACAGCCCTGTATCGCCGGTACCGACCGGAGAACTTCGCCGAGCTGATCGGACAGTCGCAGGTGACCGATCCGCTGCGCACCGCCCTGCGCACCGACCGGGTCAACCACGCCTATCTCTTCAGCGGCCCGCGCGGCTGCGGCAAGACCACGAGCGCGCGCATCCTCGCCCGCTGCCTCAACTGCGTCGAGGGCCCCACCGACACCCCCTGCGGCGTCTGCCCGAGCTGCGTCGAGCTCGCGCGCGGCGGCGGCGGATCGCTCGACGTGATCGAGATCGACGCGGCCAGCCACAACGGCGTCGACGACGCCCGCGACCTGCGCGACCGCGCCGCCTTCGCACCGGCCCGCGACCGCTTCAAGATCTTCATCCTCGACGAGGCCCACATGGTCACGAGCGCGGGATTCAACGCCCTGCTCAAGCTCGTCGAAGAGCCGCCGGAGCACGTCAAGTTCATCTTCGCCACGACCGAGCCCGAGAAGGTCATCGGCACGATCCGCTCGCGCACGCACCACTACCCCTTCCGGCTGGTGCCGCCCGCGACGATGCTCGACTACCTGCAGCAGCTCTGCGAGAGCGAGGGCGTCGAGGTTCAGCCGGGCGTGCTGCCGCTCGTCGTGCGCGCCGGCGGTGGTTCGGTGCGCGACACCCTGTCGCTGCTCGACCAGCTCATCGCCGGCAGCGAGGGCGCCCTCGTGCAGTACGAGCGCGCGGTCGCGCTGCTCGGCTTCACCCACGGCGCCCTGCTCGACGAGATCGTGGATGCGCTGGCCGTCGCCGACGCGCCGGGCGCCTTCGCCGGGGTCGACCGCGTCATCCAGACCGGCCAGGATCCGCGCCGCTTCGTCGAGGACCTGCTCGAGCGCCTGCGCGATCTCATCGTCGTCGCCGCGACCCGCGAGGGCGCCGCGGCCGTGCTACGCGGTGTTCCCGCCGACGAGCTCGAGCACATGGGCCGTCAGGCCGGGGCCTTCGGCACCGCGGCCCTGTCGCGCGCCGCCGACATCGCCAACAGCGCGCTGACCGAGATGTCGGGCGCCACCTCGCCGCGCCTGCACCTCGAGCTGCTGCTCGCCCGCCTGCTCGTGCCCGCCGCCGATGCGACCGAGCGCGGCGCGCTGGCGCGCGTCGAGCGGCTCGAGCGCCGGGTCGGCATCCAGGATGCGACCGGGTCGGGCGCCTCGGGCGCGGCGCCGGTGTCGGGTTCGGGCGCAGGATCCGACTCAGGCGCGGGATCCGCGTCGGGCTCGGCCGGTTGGTCGGGTTCGACGGGTTCAACGGGCGACGTTCCGCCCACGGAGTCAGGTCTCACCGGGATCGCGGCGATGCGCGCCGCATCGCCGCGCGCGAAGGCGGCCGCCGCGGCCGCAGCCGCCGCCGCGGCCGCAGCCGCCGCCGCGGCCGGTCAGAATCCTTCGGGGCAGGGGGCTTCGGGGCAGGGCGTGTCAGGGCAGGGCGCTGCGGCATCGTCGTCGACCGGCTCGAGCTCGTCGGCTCCCGTCTCGTCGGCTCCGGGCTCGTCCCAGCCGGTCTCGTCGGCGCCGAGCGCTCCCGCCGACTCCGTCGACGGGGCGTCCGCCGCCGGTTCGCCGGGCGATGGTGTCGCCGCCGAGGCGTCGTCGGCCGCACCCGGCTCGCGCGACGCGGCCCCCGCATCCACGTCATCCGCCGACGCCGCAGCCGGCGCGCAGTCCGGCGACGGCGCTGAGCGCGACGCCGCCGCACCGCGCGCGCCCGAGCTGCCGGCCGAGACCGCCGTGCCGACCTCCGAGCCGCGTCGGGCCGAGCGACCCGAGGCGCCGGCGCCGGTCGGACCGGTCACCGTGCAGCAGCTGCGCGACGCCTGGCCCGAGGTGCTCGAGGTCGTGCAGAAGTCGCGGCGCCAGGCCTGGATGGTCGTGCTCACCGCGACCGTGCTCGACCTGAACGGCGACGTGCTCGTGCTGAGCTTCCCGAGCGAGAAGGACTCCGAGGGCTTCAAGGGCAGCGCGCAGGCCGCGCTCGAGACGCCGAGCGAGCAGCTGCGCGCAGCGATCCAGCAGGTGCTCGGCATCCGGGTGAAGTTCCTCGTCCGCCGCGGCGGCCCGGGTCAGGGCGGCACCGGCGGGCAGGGCGGACCCGGGCAGGGCGGCGCCGGGCCGACCGGCGCCGGGCGCCCGGCCGGCACTGCCGGCGACCCCGCCGCGGCTCCCTCGAACGCCGACGCCGGCGGATCGTCGGCGCCGACCGGTGGGCCGAGCTCGGACAGCCGCCCCGCGGCGTCGGGGTCGGCATCCGGCTCCGCGTCCTCGACGTCGACCGCCGGTGGCGCCGGGCCGCGCGGCGCGGATTCCCGTTCGCGGTCGTCAGCCCCCGCGAGCTCGTCGGGCTCGGCGTCGACGCCCTCCGCATCGGCCGCCCCTGCCGCACCCGCGTCGCCGGGCGGCTGGAATGTCGCGCGCATCCCCGACTCCGACCCGACCGCCCAGCCGGCTGCCGCGCAGCCCGACGCGGCCGACCCCGAGATCGAGCCCATCGTGGGCGGCAAGGACGCCGACGGCTGGGCCGCGCCCGGCCTCGACTCGGGGGCGTCGTTCGATGGCCCCGCCGTCGACCTGTCGTCGCTGCCCGACTCGATCCGGCCCGCGTCCGCGCTGCGCGGTGGGCCGAAGGCCGGTCCCGGTCCCGCCGTCGGCACGGTCCCCGCGCGCGGGGGCTCGGGTGCCGCCGACGCGTCCGGTGCGGGGTCGAGCAGCTCCCCGGCCTCCGAGCCCGAGCCGCGCGACGAAGATGCCCCGCCGGACTACGACGCACCGCCGCCGCCCGACGAGGGCGGGCGTCCCGCCGGACGCAGCTCCGCATCCGCCTCCGCGCCGTCGACCGCCGCGCCGACGACGGCCGCCGCGCCGCGGCCAGCCCGTCAGGCGCCCACGGCGCCGCGTCGCCCCGGCGCGCCCACCGGTCAGCGCTACGGCGAGGCCGTCGTGCGCGAGATCCTGGGCGCGACCTTCATCGAAGAGCACACGATCGCCCCGACGGTGAAGCCCGTGGCCGAGCCGCCGCGCGGGGATGACTTCTGA